From the genome of Leptotrichia trevisanii DSM 22070, one region includes:
- a CDS encoding SIMPL domain-containing protein (The SIMPL domain is named for its presence in mouse protein SIMPL (signalling molecule that associates with mouse pelle-like kinase). Bacterial member BP26, from Brucella, was shown to assemble into a channel-like structure, while YggE from E. coli has been associated with resistance to oxidative stress.), translating to MKKIVIALFSLMSILSFGVNENIVRKISVTGNAEREVMPDLAKINFKIEKKGSNLSQTTNEVNKKIEKFKSELRARRISLENLETKAFYNRKGSEYQDDEDILDVKTVPNKTVKKTDKKPTSYDVTMLMLVKNTDFNKISALIDLEDGNNLQSIQKNFDENTFAFNISENGVTVDQALNKVFNKLNISRRKLTAAGIPESDIVLSDYTIRENYTENKSTKKDVYYVTNEFVLTTKNIKELNTIISIADDNGININGSINFDLSDKDRIESEMYKDAYNQTKQKAESILRSSKMKLGTPIIVSEDVEFQQKMIDRIDQDWEVKYEAAAAPIALETSDRLYNSKSYVKETRSRNSRVDYTPKPLKLVQNISVMYEMK from the coding sequence ATGAAAAAGATAGTAATTGCACTTTTTTCACTTATGAGTATTCTTTCATTTGGTGTGAATGAGAATATTGTGAGAAAAATTAGTGTTACGGGGAATGCAGAGAGGGAAGTTATGCCAGATTTAGCGAAGATTAATTTTAAGATTGAGAAGAAGGGGAGTAACTTGAGTCAGACAACTAATGAGGTTAATAAGAAGATTGAGAAGTTCAAGAGCGAATTGAGGGCTAGGAGAATATCGCTTGAGAATTTGGAAACAAAGGCGTTTTACAATAGGAAAGGAAGCGAATATCAAGATGATGAAGATATTCTGGATGTGAAAACTGTTCCAAATAAGACTGTCAAAAAGACTGATAAAAAGCCGACTTCTTATGATGTGACAATGTTAATGCTGGTAAAAAATACAGATTTTAACAAAATTTCAGCATTGATTGACTTGGAAGATGGAAATAATTTGCAAAGTATTCAGAAAAATTTTGATGAAAATACATTTGCATTTAATATAAGTGAAAATGGGGTAACGGTTGATCAGGCCTTGAATAAAGTATTTAATAAACTTAATATTTCCAGAAGAAAATTGACAGCGGCAGGAATTCCTGAAAGCGATATTGTTTTGAGCGATTATACAATACGGGAAAATTATACAGAAAATAAGAGTACAAAAAAAGATGTTTATTATGTTACAAATGAGTTTGTACTTACAACAAAAAATATAAAGGAACTTAACACAATAATTTCAATTGCTGATGACAATGGGATAAATATAAACGGTTCAATTAATTTTGATTTGTCAGATAAGGACAGAATTGAGTCAGAAATGTACAAAGATGCCTATAATCAGACAAAACAGAAGGCGGAAAGCATTTTACGTTCCAGCAAGATGAAACTGGGAACACCGATTATTGTGAGCGAAGATGTGGAATTTCAGCAAAAAATGATTGACAGAATTGATCAGGACTGGGAAGTGAAATATGAAGCGGCAGCGGCTCCTATTGCACTTGAAACTTCGGATAGGCTTTATAATAGTAAAAGTTATGTTAAAGAAACTAGAAGTAGAAACTCAAGAGTTGACTATACTCCAAAACCGCTAAAACTTGTGCAAAATATATCAGTTATGTATGAAATGAAATAA
- a CDS encoding SIMPL domain-containing protein (The SIMPL domain is named for its presence in mouse protein SIMPL (signalling molecule that associates with mouse pelle-like kinase). Bacterial member BP26, from Brucella, was shown to assemble into a channel-like structure, while YggE from E. coli has been associated with resistance to oxidative stress.), which produces MKKIIALLIMIFSVISFADGEVTGKRIQVRGVSKKEIMPNSAKIALTIQTENESLDKASGENSQILERYKRLLAQTGTKYNKINSTGYSTYETYNWDTVIENKGKKEYKTKLSVEVDRISLDTLKNFMSVLAAEKIYSLNRSKNGTYIFTVESQDATNKQAYQNAMSKFNDIQQKLSKAGIPASTVKISGYDNKEVSLEKRTSNKKNIQVVLHQIEVETRDLKNLGNIINVASTLGIGTTGQIEYDIDNKQQLENELYENAYKEALKKAQVILGKTDLNLKNPVTITDKSYGVIQPYYDYNYNYYNEASYATNLVQVKKSDRELLDESARRNIVISPKKLNISKTVYIEFEMN; this is translated from the coding sequence ATGAAAAAAATAATAGCGTTACTTATAATGATTTTTTCGGTAATATCATTTGCAGACGGCGAAGTTACTGGAAAAAGAATACAGGTTAGAGGGGTTTCAAAGAAGGAAATTATGCCAAATTCGGCAAAAATTGCTCTTACGATTCAAACTGAGAATGAAAGTCTGGATAAGGCAAGTGGGGAAAATTCACAAATTTTGGAAAGATATAAGAGATTGCTTGCTCAGACTGGGACAAAATACAACAAGATTAATTCGACAGGATATTCCACTTATGAAACATATAACTGGGATACGGTAATTGAAAACAAAGGGAAAAAAGAATATAAAACAAAACTTTCAGTAGAAGTTGACAGAATTTCTCTTGATACATTAAAAAATTTTATGAGTGTTCTTGCGGCTGAAAAAATTTATTCCTTGAACAGAAGTAAAAATGGCACATATATTTTCACTGTTGAATCTCAGGATGCAACAAATAAACAGGCATATCAGAATGCAATGTCAAAATTTAATGATATTCAGCAAAAATTGAGCAAAGCAGGAATTCCCGCAAGTACAGTAAAAATCTCAGGATATGACAATAAGGAAGTAAGCCTTGAAAAAAGAACAAGCAACAAAAAAAATATCCAAGTCGTTTTACATCAAATAGAAGTTGAAACAAGAGATTTGAAAAATCTTGGAAACATCATAAATGTAGCAAGCACATTAGGAATTGGTACAACTGGACAAATCGAATACGACATTGACAATAAGCAGCAGCTGGAAAATGAACTTTACGAAAATGCCTACAAGGAAGCCTTGAAAAAAGCCCAAGTTATCTTAGGAAAAACAGATTTAAACCTAAAAAATCCTGTTACAATCACAGATAAATCATACGGAGTTATCCAGCCTTATTACGATTACAACTACAATTACTACAACGAAGCCAGTTACGCAACTAATTTAGTGCAAGTGAAAAAAAGCGACAGAGAACTTCTCGATGAATCCGCAAGAAGAAACATCGTAATTTCTCCAAAAAAATTAAATATTTCAAAAACTGTCTACATCGAATTTGAAATGAACTAA